One window from the genome of Chroococcidiopsis sp. TS-821 encodes:
- a CDS encoding TolB family protein, whose translation MRKFLAKWGLRHWINLCLGSGLLLFAIACTPLDRPSIPASLNSRYTDEQPALSGDGRYVAFVSNRDGSRHLLLYDLQAQVLLPLPGLQDRPEVIAESPSISYTGRYIVCIINDQGRPSLVLYDRVTQQRQFLSRWYQGWIRNPSISPDGRYIAVESSINGQWDIEVLDRGSRIELDIPDGVPIEEHKLQTSSD comes from the coding sequence GTGAGAAAATTTTTAGCAAAATGGGGACTTCGGCACTGGATTAATCTTTGTCTGGGTTCGGGGTTATTGCTTTTTGCGATCGCGTGTACTCCTCTCGATCGCCCCAGCATTCCCGCTAGTTTGAACAGCCGATATACTGACGAACAACCAGCATTGAGTGGCGATGGTCGCTACGTCGCTTTTGTTTCAAATCGTGATGGTAGTCGTCATCTCCTCTTATATGACTTACAAGCGCAGGTTTTGCTACCTTTACCAGGCTTACAAGACCGCCCTGAAGTTATTGCCGAAAGCCCCAGCATTAGCTATACAGGACGCTACATTGTCTGTATTATTAATGACCAAGGAAGACCGAGTTTAGTCCTCTACGATCGCGTAACTCAACAGCGACAATTTCTCAGCAGATGGTATCAAGGATGGATTCGCAATCCTAGCATTAGTCCTGATGGTCGCTACATCGCAGTTGAAAGTAGTATTAATGGTCAGTGGGATATCGAAGTCCTCGATCGAGGTTCTAGGATTGAGTTAGATATTCCTGATGGCGTTCCTATTGAGGAGCATAAATTACAGACGTCTTCCGACTAA
- a CDS encoding AbrB family transcriptional regulator has translation MTETATAPLTGKALLQKVKELSDLPRRERAKRCGYYTITKNKQTRVNLTDFYDALLAARGIPLSPEGPKDGRGREPTYRVSVHKNGQIVIGATYTEAMGLKPGDEFEIKLGYKHIHLIQLDSDKSASQDEDDDEDEE, from the coding sequence ATGACTGAAACCGCAACTGCACCATTAACAGGAAAAGCATTACTGCAAAAGGTAAAAGAATTATCCGACTTACCAAGACGAGAAAGAGCAAAGCGCTGTGGTTATTACACAATAACCAAGAATAAACAGACTCGCGTTAATCTCACAGATTTTTATGATGCATTATTAGCAGCGAGGGGAATTCCCTTAAGTCCAGAAGGACCAAAAGATGGACGCGGTCGCGAACCAACGTATCGTGTTAGCGTTCACAAAAATGGTCAAATCGTCATAGGTGCAACTTACACTGAGGCGATGGGACTCAAACCAGGAGATGAATTTGAAATCAAGCTAGGATACAAGCACATTCACTTGATTCAACTAGATAGTGATAAAAGTGCTAGCCAGGATGAAGATGATGACGAAGATGAAGAATAA
- a CDS encoding YggT family protein: MSAVTLTNWILGSILGLMILLFLFRIVLTWYPQVDLKRFPFNVIAVTTEPFLAPLRKLVPPIGGVDITPVIWLGIVSLLRELLLGQQGLLTMATRLH; this comes from the coding sequence ATGAGCGCTGTTACTCTAACGAATTGGATTCTTGGTTCTATATTGGGACTGATGATCTTGTTATTTCTCTTTCGCATCGTTCTGACGTGGTATCCACAAGTCGATCTCAAACGCTTTCCTTTTAACGTCATTGCTGTAACCACTGAACCCTTTTTAGCGCCTTTGCGTAAGTTAGTACCACCAATCGGCGGAGTCGATATTACTCCTGTGATTTGGCTAGGGATTGTCAGCTTACTGCGCGAGCTACTGTTAGGTCAACAAGGATTACTCACAATGGCAACGCGTTTGCACTGA
- a CDS encoding TolB family protein — translation MLALTLILIVLSSYGSSARLLSFPSEPSGRSLNSPAAELTPRVSGRYIVFSSDRFGRQDIYLFDMVSRKLVDLPGLNSFDAIASSPAISEDGRYIVFASNRQGKSGIFLYDRETRQLRNLTTNLQAEVRNPTISADGNRIAFESSANGQWDILIYDRTGKPINIPTEPQ, via the coding sequence ATCCTAGCGCTGACGTTAATTTTAATAGTATTGAGTAGTTATGGAAGCTCCGCCCGCTTGCTAAGCTTCCCCTCAGAGCCAAGTGGAAGAAGCCTGAATAGCCCTGCAGCTGAACTCACCCCGCGCGTCTCTGGAAGATACATCGTCTTTAGTTCAGATCGCTTCGGGCGTCAAGATATTTATTTATTTGACATGGTTAGCCGCAAATTAGTTGACTTACCAGGATTAAATTCGTTTGATGCGATCGCCTCAAGTCCTGCTATATCTGAAGATGGTCGGTACATTGTATTTGCTAGCAATCGTCAAGGAAAGTCTGGCATCTTTTTGTACGATCGCGAAACTCGCCAGTTAAGGAACTTGACAACTAACTTGCAAGCCGAAGTCCGTAACCCGACAATTAGCGCTGATGGCAATCGAATTGCCTTTGAATCCAGTGCTAACGGACAGTGGGATATTCTTATTTACGATCGCACCGGAAAACCAATTAATATCCCAACTGAGCCACAATAA
- a CDS encoding Ycf66 family protein — MVNFGLNSASILGIVLAVAGAGLYFLRSVRPELSRDHDIFFAAVGLLCGFILLFQGWRLDPILQFGQLLLTGSAIFFAVESVRLRGVATEQAKRNTRIVDEERPVSPVYEYQAELDELEPLYEERPTINPRRRIQGTKETRPARTTEYEDELRRNSTDDYDDEPRRRYSNRASSSERLAPADRPTKRRRSPRPTSPTSRSSVERPEVDEWGYPKSDSSWDDVGSSSTSRPSRPTRSSDSSWEDKDSSNTVARPTTRKRRPAPAQGTSRRREDDIEATPTDYVDYKPVDASDSDFDNPVRFDEP, encoded by the coding sequence ATGGTTAACTTTGGACTAAATTCAGCGAGTATCCTGGGCATCGTCTTAGCTGTAGCTGGTGCAGGTCTATATTTTCTGCGCTCAGTGCGTCCAGAGCTATCGCGAGACCACGACATTTTTTTCGCGGCTGTCGGGCTATTGTGCGGTTTTATTCTTTTATTTCAAGGCTGGCGATTAGACCCAATTTTGCAATTTGGTCAATTATTACTCACGGGTTCAGCAATCTTCTTTGCGGTTGAAAGTGTCCGATTGCGGGGTGTTGCAACTGAACAAGCAAAACGCAACACGCGAATTGTGGATGAAGAAAGACCAGTTAGCCCCGTTTATGAGTATCAAGCCGAGTTAGACGAGCTTGAGCCACTTTACGAAGAACGCCCTACAATTAATCCCAGAAGAAGAATTCAGGGCACAAAAGAAACGCGCCCAGCAAGAACTACCGAATATGAAGACGAACTCCGGCGTAATTCTACCGATGATTACGATGACGAGCCTCGGCGTCGGTACTCGAATCGCGCTAGTAGTTCTGAGCGCTTAGCACCTGCAGATAGACCAACAAAGCGTCGTCGTTCTCCTCGTCCGACAAGTCCAACAAGCCGTTCAAGCGTTGAGCGCCCAGAAGTTGATGAGTGGGGATATCCCAAATCAGATAGTAGCTGGGATGATGTCGGTAGCAGCAGCACGAGTAGACCCTCACGTCCTACAAGAAGTAGTGACTCTTCGTGGGAAGACAAGGATAGCTCGAATACAGTAGCTCGACCGACGACCAGAAAACGCCGTCCTGCGCCTGCGCAAGGTACGTCTCGAAGAAGAGAGGACGATATTGAAGCAACGCCAACCGATTATGTAGATTACAAGCCCGTTGATGCCTCAGATAGTGACTTTGATAATCCAGTCAGGTTTGACGAACCTTAG
- a CDS encoding succinate dehydrogenase/fumarate reductase iron-sulfur subunit, translated as MQVIFKVIRQKENSPPQAQTYQLEVEPGNTILDCLNRIKWEQDGSLAFRKNCRNTICGSCAMRINGRSALACKENVGSEIQRLQSIEGRHGATPEIILAPLGNMPVIKDLVVDMTSFWNHLEAVEPYISTSARKIPEREFLQTPQERSRLDQTGNCIMCGACYSECNAREINPDFVGPHALAKAYRMVADSRDTQTETRLEKYNIGTQGVWGCTRCFYCNSVCPMDVAPLDQISKIKQEILANKEVPDSIPIRHRKGLIELVKQGGWINEPKFVLQVVGDYFRDLKGLLRITPLGFKMLIRGKFPLHFEPSTGTEEVRSLIESVQQKRGEK; from the coding sequence ATGCAAGTTATTTTTAAAGTTATTCGACAAAAAGAAAATTCTCCGCCCCAAGCCCAGACATACCAATTGGAAGTTGAACCAGGTAATACAATTTTGGATTGCCTAAATCGCATTAAATGGGAACAAGACGGAAGTTTAGCATTTCGGAAAAATTGTCGCAATACGATTTGTGGCAGTTGTGCAATGCGGATTAACGGACGTTCTGCTTTAGCGTGTAAGGAAAACGTTGGAAGTGAAATTCAAAGATTACAAAGTATTGAGGGTCGTCATGGAGCAACTCCAGAAATTATTCTAGCGCCGTTAGGAAATATGCCAGTCATTAAAGACCTAGTGGTAGATATGACAAGTTTTTGGAATCACTTAGAGGCAGTAGAACCTTATATCAGTACGAGCGCTAGAAAAATACCAGAACGCGAATTTTTACAAACTCCACAAGAGCGATCGCGCCTCGATCAAACGGGTAATTGTATTATGTGTGGCGCCTGCTATTCCGAATGCAATGCGCGGGAAATTAATCCAGATTTCGTCGGTCCGCACGCGCTTGCCAAAGCTTACCGCATGGTCGCAGATTCGCGCGATACTCAAACTGAAACGCGCTTGGAAAAATATAATATTGGTACTCAAGGTGTATGGGGCTGTACGCGCTGTTTTTACTGCAATAGTGTGTGTCCGATGGATGTTGCACCTTTGGATCAAATTAGCAAAATCAAACAAGAAATCTTAGCGAACAAAGAAGTACCAGATAGTATCCCGATTCGTCACCGCAAAGGATTAATTGAACTGGTAAAACAAGGCGGCTGGATTAACGAGCCGAAGTTTGTGCTTCAGGTGGTTGGCGATTACTTTCGCGATCTCAAAGGTTTATTACGAATTACACCGCTTGGTTTCAAAATGCTCATTCGCGGTAAATTCCCACTTCATTTTGAACCATCGACAGGTACCGAAGAAGTGCGATCGCTGATTGAATCAGTACAGCAAAAGAGGGGTGAGAAGTGA
- a CDS encoding CPBP family intramembrane glutamic endopeptidase, whose protein sequence is MINLAATPGSLLRVIGFLIAWAGCWLPIAIPLFVARDQSKTLAAQKLPLLASLYLIAPIVLWKVSQITNRNFLDYGVVWNFAILRSLGEGLAIAVLSIAILFAIQTLLGWVNWQQISPKQIMSVVLPTLVLALWVSATEELIFRGFMLTQMQQDYPLWLAAIISSGIFAGLHLVWEQRETVPQLPGLWLMGMVLVLARVIDNGSLGLAWGLHSGWVWAIASIDTTQVLAYTQKVPDWITGKHNKPLAGILGIILLMATAGLLLVMGNW, encoded by the coding sequence ATGATAAATTTGGCAGCTACCCCAGGCTCATTACTACGAGTAATAGGCTTTTTAATTGCTTGGGCTGGGTGTTGGTTGCCAATAGCAATTCCGCTGTTTGTCGCGCGCGATCAGTCAAAGACATTAGCTGCGCAGAAACTTCCGTTATTAGCCTCGCTGTATCTAATTGCTCCAATTGTGCTTTGGAAAGTGAGCCAAATCACAAATAGAAATTTTTTAGATTATGGCGTAGTCTGGAATTTTGCAATTCTGCGATCTTTAGGTGAAGGTTTAGCGATCGCAGTCCTTAGCATCGCTATCTTGTTTGCAATTCAAACACTTTTGGGCTGGGTGAATTGGCAACAGATATCTCCAAAACAAATCATGAGTGTCGTGCTACCGACATTAGTTCTAGCGCTATGGGTAAGTGCTACCGAAGAATTAATTTTTCGGGGTTTTATGCTGACACAAATGCAGCAAGATTACCCATTGTGGCTCGCCGCAATTATTTCTAGCGGAATTTTTGCGGGACTACATCTTGTGTGGGAACAACGCGAAACTGTACCTCAACTCCCTGGATTGTGGTTGATGGGAATGGTGCTCGTGTTAGCGCGAGTCATTGATAATGGAAGTTTAGGCTTAGCGTGGGGATTGCACAGCGGTTGGGTGTGGGCGATCGCATCTATCGACACAACTCAAGTCCTCGCTTACACCCAAAAAGTTCCTGACTGGATAACAGGAAAACACAATAAACCCTTAGCGGGAATTCTCGGAATTATTTTATTAATGGCAACAGCAGGACTTTTATTGGTAATGGGTAACTGGTAA
- the psbX gene encoding photosystem II reaction center X protein, which translates to MTPSLMNFFYSLLAGLLIVVIPATVGLIFISQKDKIQRS; encoded by the coding sequence ATGACACCGTCGTTAATGAATTTCTTTTATAGTTTGCTGGCTGGACTTTTAATTGTTGTTATTCCAGCAACAGTAGGTTTGATTTTTATTAGTCAAAAGGATAAAATCCAGCGTTCATAA